A window of the Nibribacter ruber genome harbors these coding sequences:
- a CDS encoding tetratricopeptide repeat protein — protein METSNSRLAQLLAFYQDDPQDPFTLYAIATEYRAFDVEKARFFYEKLLAEHPDYVGTYYHAASLYLQLDEPTLAQQAYQKGMQVSRQQGQLHAFSELQGAYNKMMGLDYEDD, from the coding sequence ATGGAAACGTCTAACAGCAGATTGGCTCAACTCCTGGCCTTTTACCAGGATGACCCGCAGGACCCGTTCACGCTCTACGCCATTGCTACGGAATACCGTGCTTTTGACGTGGAGAAAGCCCGTTTTTTCTACGAGAAACTTCTGGCAGAGCACCCGGACTACGTGGGAACTTACTACCATGCCGCCAGCCTTTACTTACAGTTAGACGAACCCACCCTGGCCCAGCAGGCTTACCAGAAAGGCATGCAGGTAAGCCGCCAGCAGGGTCAGTTGCACGCCTTCTCTGAGCTCCAAGGGGCGTACAACAAGATGATGGGTTTGGATTACGAAGATGACTAA
- a CDS encoding tetratricopeptide repeat protein, which translates to MMKRLLLLFLGCVGYFTSQAQIAQVNPAAAPVEDSAALAKAADLALLADKLYKAGLEAISQKEYRTAVIDLDSAIALQPTFEQAFMGRAAAYLELKEVQRAIDDYSKVVALNEKNAQAYFSRGRAKYQLQDKAGAAADYQLSLAADLNFYQALYHRGGLHFENGDYKAAVEDYSGVIKINARNGYAYHDRGTAKRLLNDQEGALADYRKAIEVNPDIAIAYVSLGNYKLGKKDYMGAIEEFSRAIERKKDYSLAYNNRGRAKFETGDYSGALADFTKAVQLNPQSAFAFNNRAAAKYKLQDYRGALEDCNSAVQLNPEYGYAYFNRGNAKEMLRDASACQDWEKAVTLKVPAAQAYLLFCPEK; encoded by the coding sequence ATGATGAAAAGACTACTTCTTCTCTTTTTGGGCTGTGTTGGCTACTTCACCAGCCAGGCGCAGATTGCCCAGGTAAACCCTGCTGCTGCGCCGGTGGAGGACAGCGCGGCCCTTGCCAAGGCCGCCGACCTAGCGTTGCTGGCAGACAAGCTGTACAAAGCCGGGTTGGAGGCCATAAGCCAGAAGGAATACCGCACGGCAGTAATTGACCTGGATTCAGCCATTGCCCTGCAACCCACCTTTGAGCAGGCGTTCATGGGCCGCGCCGCCGCTTATTTAGAACTGAAGGAAGTGCAGCGCGCCATTGACGACTACAGCAAAGTAGTTGCCTTGAATGAAAAGAACGCGCAAGCCTACTTCAGCCGGGGCCGGGCTAAATATCAGTTGCAGGACAAGGCCGGTGCCGCTGCAGATTATCAATTATCCCTGGCCGCTGATCTCAACTTTTACCAGGCCCTTTACCATCGGGGTGGTCTGCACTTTGAAAACGGAGACTACAAGGCCGCTGTGGAAGACTATTCCGGGGTTATAAAAATCAATGCAAGGAACGGGTACGCCTATCATGACCGGGGCACTGCCAAACGCTTGCTGAATGACCAGGAGGGCGCTTTGGCAGATTACCGAAAGGCCATTGAGGTAAACCCAGACATCGCCATTGCCTACGTGAGCCTGGGAAATTACAAGTTGGGCAAGAAGGACTACATGGGAGCCATAGAGGAGTTCTCCCGCGCCATTGAGCGCAAGAAAGACTATTCCCTGGCGTACAACAACCGCGGCAGGGCCAAGTTTGAAACCGGTGATTACAGCGGAGCGTTGGCAGACTTCACCAAGGCCGTGCAGCTGAACCCGCAGTCTGCGTTTGCCTTCAATAACCGGGCGGCCGCTAAATACAAGCTGCAGGATTACCGAGGGGCGCTGGAAGACTGCAACTCAGCGGTGCAATTGAACCCAGAATACGGCTACGCCTATTTTAATAGGGGCAACGCCAAAGAAATGCTGCGCGATGCCAGCGCGTGTCAGGATTGGGAAAAGGCTGTTACCCTCAAAGTACCCGCTGCCCAAGCGTATCTGTTGTTTTGCCCAGAAAAATAG
- a CDS encoding transporter, with protein sequence MAKGQAIPADSLKSIETDRPDQTEASSLVPKGFVQIEAGWLRQVNKQEGITTVSQLVPTILVRYGLLPSLELRLLVEHLSIKGKDSHAGSINGMGPVAVGTKIKIAEEQGLLPEMAFIGHLTLRTGKPEFRPAYVVPDFRFSLSHTLSEKLSLGYNVGYEWAPDKAAGQAIYTLSLAREVTDRLGAFIEVFGQKPKQENWQHQLDGGFTFQILPNLQLDTSVGLGLSSSAPDFFVGGGVSVRLPK encoded by the coding sequence TTGGCTAAGGGACAAGCTATTCCGGCGGACTCTTTAAAGTCAATTGAAACGGACCGGCCAGACCAGACGGAAGCCTCCAGCCTGGTCCCTAAAGGCTTTGTACAGATTGAGGCCGGCTGGCTCAGGCAGGTGAACAAACAGGAAGGCATCACCACTGTTTCACAACTGGTACCTACCATTCTGGTACGGTACGGCCTCCTGCCTTCCTTGGAACTCCGCCTGTTGGTGGAACACCTCTCTATTAAAGGAAAAGACTCTCATGCGGGCAGCATAAACGGCATGGGTCCGGTGGCTGTGGGCACCAAGATAAAGATAGCCGAAGAGCAAGGGCTCCTACCAGAAATGGCCTTCATTGGGCATCTCACCCTACGAACGGGCAAACCAGAGTTCCGGCCCGCGTATGTAGTGCCAGATTTCAGGTTCTCCCTGTCGCATACCTTGTCAGAAAAGCTAAGCCTTGGGTACAACGTGGGCTATGAATGGGCCCCAGACAAAGCGGCGGGCCAAGCCATTTACACCTTGTCACTGGCTCGTGAGGTGACAGACAGGCTGGGCGCGTTTATAGAAGTGTTTGGCCAGAAACCGAAGCAGGAGAACTGGCAACACCAACTGGACGGCGGCTTTACGTTCCAGATTTTGCCCAACCTGCAACTGGACACCTCCGTGGGCTTAGGCCTTTCCAGCTCCGCGCCTGATTTCTTTGTAGGCGGCGGGGTGAGCGTGAGATTGCCTAAATAA
- a CDS encoding porin family protein, whose amino-acid sequence MKKIFVLFSFLVVTAATAQAQISLGLKAGISSSSVDIKNASSNTAQFKEDDNITGFHAGAFARIQYMGFHVQPEAVFSASGGKVEIQEAVSGDKTVEEIGFSHLDVPVLFGYTFLKVARVYAGPVASILINSDFGDEKVDKYFDSADWGFQVGAGLDISRLSADVRYERLSRSYADDASNKFDVAGQQIILSLGYKFIGK is encoded by the coding sequence ATGAAAAAGATCTTCGTGTTGTTTTCTTTTCTGGTGGTCACCGCAGCCACGGCACAAGCGCAGATTTCGCTGGGGCTAAAAGCCGGTATCAGTTCCTCTAGCGTTGACATCAAGAATGCGTCCAGCAATACGGCGCAGTTCAAGGAAGATGACAACATCACCGGCTTTCATGCCGGGGCCTTCGCCCGCATCCAGTATATGGGCTTTCATGTGCAGCCAGAGGCCGTTTTCTCTGCGTCTGGCGGTAAGGTAGAAATTCAGGAGGCAGTTTCAGGAGACAAGACCGTAGAGGAGATTGGCTTTTCGCACTTAGACGTTCCGGTGTTGTTTGGCTATACCTTCCTGAAAGTGGCCAGAGTGTACGCCGGTCCGGTGGCTTCCATTCTCATCAACAGTGACTTTGGCGATGAAAAAGTAGACAAGTACTTTGATTCTGCTGACTGGGGTTTTCAGGTGGGCGCGGGTCTTGACATTTCCAGACTCTCCGCCGATGTGCGCTACGAGCGTCTTTCCCGTTCCTACGCAGATGACGCCAGCAATAAATTTGATGTGGCCGGTCAGCAGATCATTCTCAGCCTGGGCTACAAGTTCATTGGCAAATAA
- a CDS encoding antibiotic biosynthesis monooxygenase family protein: MFIALSTFTIANDMAPAVKEAFVNRPGLVEGAPGFIRLQVISPTDNPQEIWLITQWTDEESYKVWHRSHLYHASHSGIPKGLKLVPRSAKVRFFEHICE; the protein is encoded by the coding sequence ATGTTTATAGCACTCAGTACTTTTACTATAGCCAATGACATGGCACCGGCGGTGAAAGAGGCCTTTGTGAACCGCCCTGGTTTAGTGGAAGGAGCCCCCGGATTCATTCGCCTGCAGGTAATTTCGCCCACAGACAATCCCCAGGAAATCTGGCTCATTACCCAATGGACAGATGAGGAAAGTTATAAGGTCTGGCACCGCAGCCACCTGTACCATGCCTCGCACAGCGGGATTCCCAAAGGTTTGAAGCTGGTGCCAAGATCGGCGAAGGTCAGGTTTTTTGAACATATCTGCGAATAG
- a CDS encoding electron transfer flavoprotein subunit beta/FixA family protein: protein MKFLVCISNVPDTTTKISFTPDGKDFNTAGVQFVINPYDEYALTRAIELKEALGGTVTVLNVGEADAEPNIRKALAIGADDAIRVNIKPTDAFLVSTQIAHYAKEGGYDLILMGRESIDYNGFQVHGMVGELLGIPTIAPAMKLDINGTTATVEREIEGGKEIIEAALPLVVSAQQPMTEPRIPNMRGIMTARTKPLQVVEAVGQDSKTQVQGYQLPPAKSGVKMIDAENAGDLIKLLRNEAKVL from the coding sequence ATGAAATTCTTAGTTTGCATTAGTAACGTACCAGACACCACCACTAAAATCTCGTTTACCCCAGATGGTAAGGATTTTAATACGGCAGGTGTTCAATTCGTGATCAACCCATATGATGAGTACGCGCTAACCCGCGCCATTGAGCTGAAAGAAGCTTTGGGTGGAACAGTAACCGTTTTAAACGTAGGAGAGGCTGACGCCGAACCAAATATCCGCAAGGCCCTGGCCATTGGCGCCGATGACGCCATTAGAGTAAACATCAAACCTACCGACGCTTTCCTTGTTTCTACCCAGATAGCGCACTACGCCAAAGAAGGCGGGTATGACCTTATCCTGATGGGCCGCGAGTCTATTGACTACAACGGTTTTCAGGTGCACGGCATGGTAGGCGAGCTGTTGGGCATTCCAACCATCGCGCCGGCCATGAAGCTGGACATCAACGGCACTACGGCTACCGTAGAGCGTGAGATTGAAGGCGGCAAGGAAATCATTGAAGCCGCTTTGCCATTAGTGGTGAGCGCGCAGCAGCCTATGACCGAGCCAAGAATCCCGAACATGCGTGGTATCATGACGGCCCGTACCAAGCCTTTGCAAGTGGTGGAAGCGGTTGGTCAGGATTCCAAGACGCAGGTGCAGGGGTACCAGTTGCCACCGGCCAAGTCTGGCGTGAAGATGATTGACGCAGAGAATGCCGGTGACTTGATTAAATTATTACGCAACGAAGCTAAAGTTCTATAA
- a CDS encoding OmpA family protein codes for MKKLPFLLACALSAHLATAQNVEFVKENFPQNKEGFKEAKKRLDEGNDIFAATSKKTDDAYRKKFYKDAIAPYLDAYAVNPNNAVLNYRLGVAYLFSDQKAKALPYLEKAKKLNPAIDPELSFYLARAYQMNLEWQKATTDYKKYLATLSTDKGRAKVDVVNKYIRECLSGEKLQKKPVRVFIDNAGEALNSKFADTQPVVSADETVLLFSSRREMMPDGKAQPEKPKVPHDDIYISTKVNGQWTAAKPLDSKINTDKNEQVVAISPDGQRFLFVSDENEGNVFECVLKGKEWDKPEGFGKEINSNGRESWATYSYDGKTIYFVSDRENGIGKGDIYFTTLDAKGNWSKPVNAGPKINTAYEEGSVFMMPDGKTLYFSSEGHNSMGGFDLFKSVLENGQWSEPENLGYPINTPDDDVFLSITANGRYGYMASNRLEKSQGESDLYRITFLGAEKHMVLSTEDDLIASTSLQVAQPVQLPALDLKTPQSILVEGAVLDAKTQKPLEATVEVIDNARKEVIATFTTNSATGKYLVSLPAGKNYGLAIRKDDYVFYSENFQLPAASTFRQVHQPVKLQPLEPGSTLAMQNIFFEEGKAILLPESTHELKALVALLNDKKSLRVEVAGLTLSKDAPQPLSESRAKAILDYLVANGINVKRLQAKGYAYGEPAAETPGTAKDVRLELRFLSK; via the coding sequence ATGAAGAAATTACCTTTTCTACTGGCTTGCGCCTTGAGTGCGCACCTGGCCACGGCCCAGAACGTGGAGTTTGTGAAAGAGAACTTCCCCCAGAACAAAGAAGGCTTTAAAGAAGCCAAAAAGCGGCTGGACGAAGGGAATGATATTTTTGCCGCCACCTCTAAGAAAACAGATGACGCCTACCGTAAAAAGTTTTACAAAGACGCCATTGCTCCTTACCTGGACGCTTACGCGGTCAACCCCAACAATGCCGTCCTCAATTACCGGTTGGGTGTGGCCTATCTGTTTTCAGACCAGAAAGCGAAGGCCCTGCCTTACCTGGAGAAAGCCAAAAAACTGAACCCTGCCATTGATCCAGAACTGAGTTTCTATCTGGCCAGAGCCTACCAGATGAACCTGGAATGGCAGAAAGCAACCACAGATTACAAGAAATACCTGGCCACGCTCTCTACAGACAAAGGCAGGGCCAAGGTAGACGTGGTGAATAAATACATAAGGGAATGCCTGTCTGGCGAAAAACTGCAGAAAAAGCCGGTACGGGTGTTTATTGACAACGCCGGCGAGGCACTCAACTCCAAGTTCGCGGACACGCAACCCGTGGTCTCCGCAGATGAAACCGTGCTTCTGTTCTCTTCGCGTAGAGAGATGATGCCAGACGGCAAAGCCCAGCCAGAGAAGCCAAAGGTGCCCCATGATGACATTTACATCTCTACCAAAGTGAACGGTCAATGGACGGCAGCCAAACCCCTGGATTCTAAGATCAACACAGACAAGAACGAGCAGGTGGTGGCCATATCACCAGACGGGCAGCGCTTTCTGTTTGTGAGCGATGAGAATGAGGGCAACGTGTTTGAGTGCGTGCTCAAAGGAAAAGAGTGGGACAAGCCAGAAGGATTTGGGAAGGAGATCAATTCCAACGGCAGAGAATCTTGGGCTACTTATTCTTATGACGGCAAGACCATCTACTTTGTAAGCGACCGCGAAAACGGCATTGGCAAGGGAGACATTTACTTTACCACGCTAGACGCCAAAGGCAACTGGAGCAAACCGGTCAATGCGGGTCCCAAGATCAATACGGCCTATGAAGAAGGATCAGTGTTCATGATGCCAGACGGCAAAACGCTGTATTTTAGTTCTGAGGGCCACAACTCCATGGGTGGCTTTGATCTCTTCAAAAGTGTGCTGGAAAACGGACAATGGTCTGAACCGGAGAACCTGGGTTACCCCATCAACACGCCAGATGATGACGTTTTCCTGAGCATCACCGCCAACGGCCGTTACGGGTACATGGCCTCTAACCGCCTGGAGAAGAGTCAGGGCGAAAGCGACCTCTACCGCATCACGTTCTTAGGCGCAGAAAAGCACATGGTCCTGAGCACCGAGGATGACCTTATTGCCAGCACCTCTTTGCAAGTGGCCCAACCGGTGCAGCTGCCTGCCCTTGACTTAAAAACGCCCCAGAGCATTCTGGTGGAAGGGGCCGTGCTAGATGCCAAAACGCAAAAGCCCCTGGAGGCCACCGTAGAAGTGATTGACAACGCCCGCAAGGAAGTTATTGCCACCTTTACCACCAACAGCGCCACTGGAAAGTATCTGGTCTCATTGCCGGCAGGAAAGAACTATGGCCTGGCCATTAGGAAAGACGATTATGTGTTCTATTCAGAGAATTTCCAGTTGCCGGCCGCCAGCACGTTTAGACAAGTGCACCAGCCGGTAAAACTTCAACCCTTGGAACCGGGTAGCACCCTGGCTATGCAAAACATTTTCTTTGAGGAAGGAAAAGCCATCCTGCTGCCCGAGTCTACCCATGAGCTGAAAGCGTTGGTGGCCTTGCTGAATGACAAGAAAAGCCTTAGAGTAGAGGTTGCCGGTCTTACCTTATCCAAAGACGCACCTCAGCCTTTGTCTGAAAGTAGGGCCAAAGCCATTCTTGATTATTTGGTAGCCAACGGCATCAATGTCAAACGTTTGCAAGCCAAAGGGTATGCGTATGGAGAGCCTGCCGCAGAAACCCCAGGCACTGCAAAAGACGTAAGGCTAGAGTTACGGTTTTTAAGCAAGTAA
- a CDS encoding cobalamin B12-binding domain-containing protein, which produces MPENRRKAAALLKRLEPELVEQTLALVYAQNPDMEARYGEYGKEKCRQDTHYHFSYLIESVGSGSSALFNDYVLWAQQVLETRHLPVKDLHAHLGALKDVVTQNLPIDHYVLVANHLNSALHVLEERHGLPPETEPILSDVAQQYLDFLLNGKRHQAIELVLNEVEKGVPIKEIYLTVFQAVQHQIGRLWQLNKISVAQEHFCTAATQWAMSQLYPQVFGSERNGLKLVSTCASGDLHELGVRMVSDFFEMEGWDTYYLGSNVPVHSLLSALRDQKPDLLLLSATMTYHVPAVEAAIEAVKKAQDLQDIKIMVGGYPFNTAEGLWQQVGADGHSKNAQEALELAQELIKK; this is translated from the coding sequence ATGCCAGAAAACAGAAGAAAAGCAGCGGCGTTACTAAAGCGTCTGGAACCCGAGTTGGTGGAGCAAACCCTGGCCCTGGTCTATGCCCAGAACCCAGACATGGAGGCCCGCTACGGCGAGTACGGCAAAGAGAAGTGCCGGCAAGACACCCACTACCATTTCTCCTACCTGATAGAATCTGTGGGTTCTGGCAGTTCGGCGTTGTTCAATGATTATGTGTTGTGGGCCCAGCAGGTGCTGGAAACCCGCCATTTGCCTGTTAAAGACCTGCACGCGCATTTGGGTGCGCTCAAAGACGTGGTTACTCAGAACCTGCCCATAGACCATTATGTGCTGGTGGCCAACCACCTCAATAGCGCCTTGCACGTGCTGGAAGAGAGACACGGCCTTCCGCCAGAGACAGAACCGATTCTTAGTGATGTGGCCCAACAATACCTTGACTTTCTGCTAAATGGAAAGCGCCACCAGGCCATTGAACTGGTTTTAAATGAAGTGGAGAAGGGCGTGCCTATAAAAGAAATTTACCTCACGGTGTTTCAGGCGGTGCAGCACCAGATTGGCCGGCTCTGGCAACTAAACAAGATAAGCGTGGCCCAGGAACATTTTTGTACCGCTGCCACGCAGTGGGCCATGTCGCAACTATATCCGCAGGTCTTCGGCTCAGAAAGGAACGGCTTGAAACTGGTGTCTACCTGCGCCTCCGGCGATTTGCATGAACTGGGCGTGCGCATGGTCAGCGACTTTTTTGAAATGGAAGGCTGGGATACGTACTACCTGGGTTCTAACGTGCCGGTGCATAGCCTGCTCAGCGCCCTAAGGGACCAAAAACCAGACCTCTTGCTTTTGTCAGCCACCATGACCTACCACGTGCCTGCGGTAGAAGCAGCCATTGAGGCGGTAAAAAAAGCCCAGGACTTGCAGGACATTAAAATAATGGTGGGCGGCTATCCGTTTAATACCGCAGAAGGGCTCTGGCAACAAGTAGGCGCAGACGGACACAGTAAAAACGCCCAGGAGGCGCTGGAATTGGCGCAGGAGCTAATAAAAAAGTAA